In Streptomyces longhuiensis, the following proteins share a genomic window:
- a CDS encoding DUF397 domain-containing protein, whose protein sequence is MSTALNWFKSSYSGDEGGQCLEVAYDWRKATYSGSEGGEVATHPAAIHIRDSKNPEDPHFTVTPDAWTAFLAGGA, encoded by the coding sequence ATGAGCACCGCACTGAACTGGTTCAAGTCGAGCTACAGCGGCGACGAAGGCGGCCAGTGCCTCGAAGTCGCCTACGACTGGCGCAAGGCGACTTACAGCGGCAGCGAGGGCGGCGAGGTAGCCACCCACCCCGCCGCCATCCACATCCGCGACTCCAAGAACCCCGAAGACCCCCACTTCACCGTCACCCCGGACGCCTGGACCGCGTTCCTGGCCGGCGGCGCCTGA
- a CDS encoding dihydrofolate reductase family protein, giving the protein MSPQPQEEHVTQQLLRVQNFNVSSDGFGAGEGQSLERPFGHADPGEMFAWCGATASWPNRTDPGGSRGLDDYLTRDFHHNIGAEIMGRGKFGPQKGPWENLEWQGWWGDEPPFHTPVFVMTHHLRPSICLSDTTFHFVDGDPVTVLAQAKEVAQGKDVRLGGGANAIRQFLGAGLVDTLHVAVSPVKLGSGSRLWESPDELRDRFHVDVVPSPGGSVTHHLFWRK; this is encoded by the coding sequence ATGTCACCGCAACCGCAGGAGGAACACGTGACGCAGCAGTTGCTGAGGGTCCAGAACTTCAACGTCTCCAGTGACGGGTTCGGCGCGGGCGAGGGGCAGAGCCTGGAGCGGCCCTTCGGGCACGCCGATCCGGGGGAGATGTTCGCGTGGTGCGGTGCCACGGCGAGTTGGCCCAACCGCACCGACCCCGGCGGCAGCCGGGGCCTGGACGACTACCTCACCCGCGATTTCCATCACAACATCGGCGCCGAGATCATGGGCCGAGGCAAGTTCGGGCCGCAGAAGGGGCCTTGGGAGAACCTGGAGTGGCAGGGCTGGTGGGGCGACGAACCGCCGTTCCACACGCCGGTGTTCGTCATGACCCACCACCTCCGGCCCTCGATCTGCCTCTCCGACACCACGTTCCACTTCGTGGACGGCGACCCCGTCACCGTCCTCGCCCAGGCGAAGGAAGTGGCCCAGGGCAAGGACGTCCGGCTCGGCGGCGGGGCGAACGCAATCCGCCAGTTCCTCGGCGCCGGCCTCGTCGACACCCTGCACGTGGCGGTCTCGCCAGTGAAACTCGGGTCGGGCTCGCGGCTGTGGGAATCGCCCGACGAGCTGCGTGACCGGTTCCACGTGGACGTCGTGCCCAGCCCGGGCGGCAGCGTGACGCACCACCTTTTCTGGCGGAAATGA
- the infA gene encoding translation initiation factor IF-1, translating to MTKTNRGIEIEGTVVECLRNATFQVELKSGHKVLAHISGKIRKNYIKILPFDRVLVEVSPYDLTRGRIIFRYRS from the coding sequence ATGACGAAGACGAATCGCGGTATCGAGATCGAGGGCACGGTCGTCGAGTGCCTGCGCAACGCCACCTTCCAGGTGGAACTGAAGAGCGGGCACAAGGTGCTCGCGCACATCAGCGGCAAGATCCGGAAGAACTACATCAAGATCCTGCCGTTCGACCGGGTGCTCGTGGAGGTCAGCCCGTACGACCTGACGCGCGGCCGGATCATCTTCCGGTACCGGAGCTGA
- a CDS encoding GNAT family N-acetyltransferase has translation MDTTVITRVADTQWHALEDDQVVGRGEAWPRLDGRLFLSIDSWHDSAFGLLADAMLADLPRPLYTMVDEADVDLRSRWERAGFTIRRREWVYFLPTDPQVTGLGSAQPPSGVTILPLGEAEKDPLRALDRAIRDEVEASVGWQEMPAEVLPRLDDAAVVDPTKYAVAMEVESGEYVGLLRVAPVPRQPRIGLIAVRADRQRRGIARALLAEVLGSLHRSGVRTASAEVGERNRAATTLFDTIGAEHAGSNVEVVLHR, from the coding sequence ATGGATACAACAGTGATCACACGCGTCGCCGACACGCAGTGGCACGCACTCGAGGACGACCAGGTGGTCGGTCGCGGTGAGGCCTGGCCGCGGCTCGACGGACGACTCTTCCTCAGCATCGACTCCTGGCACGACTCGGCGTTCGGCCTGCTCGCCGATGCCATGCTCGCGGACCTGCCGAGGCCCCTGTACACGATGGTCGACGAGGCCGACGTGGACCTCAGGTCCCGGTGGGAGCGCGCCGGTTTCACGATCCGGCGCCGCGAGTGGGTGTATTTCCTGCCCACCGACCCACAGGTCACCGGACTCGGCTCGGCGCAGCCGCCGTCGGGCGTGACGATCCTCCCCCTCGGCGAGGCGGAGAAGGACCCCCTGCGCGCACTCGACCGCGCGATCCGGGACGAGGTCGAGGCCTCCGTCGGATGGCAGGAGATGCCGGCGGAGGTGCTGCCACGCCTGGACGACGCGGCCGTGGTGGACCCGACGAAGTACGCGGTGGCCATGGAGGTGGAGTCCGGCGAGTACGTGGGACTGCTCCGGGTGGCGCCAGTGCCGCGTCAGCCACGGATCGGCCTCATCGCGGTCCGGGCCGACCGGCAGCGGCGCGGCATCGCGCGGGCGCTCCTCGCCGAAGTGCTCGGCTCCCTGCACCGGTCCGGGGTCCGGACGGCTTCGGCGGAAGTCGGCGAACGCAACAGGGCCGCCACGACCCTCTTCGACACGATCGGCGCCGAGCACGCCGGCAGCAATGTGGAGGTCGTACTTCACCGATGA
- a CDS encoding GH92 family glycosyl hydrolase yields the protein MHGRSRHRLTTTAALGAASLALVAAGQGASAASPGQQPHADREFSSSFETGDPAPTWLNTVDTTADGTKRSSGVDGGDSGGLPGNVNSHVTDVRASDENAGGGETKENLLDGESSTKWLSFEPTAWVEYDLDAPAKITTYALTSANDHAERDPKDWTLKGSTDGKEWTTLDTRTGESFADRFQTKKYDLQNPAEYQHFRIEFTKNNGANDATQLADLQLATADTGSPTTPDDMLSLVDKGPSGSPTAKAGAGFTGKKALRYAGTHKADARAYSYNKVFDVDVAVARDTELSYKIFPSMADGDRDYDATNVSVDLAFTDGTYLSDLKATDSNGGLLTPQGQGAAKRLYVNQWNAVASSIGSVAAGKTVDRILVAYDSPKGPAKFRGWVDDIALKAAKPEPPKAHLSDYAVTTRGTNSSGGFSRGNTFPATAVPHGFNFWTPVTNAGSLSWLYDYSRDNNADNLPTMEAFSASHEPSPWMGDRQTFQMMPSAASGTPDTSRTGRALPFKHENETARPYYYGVRFENGLKAEMTPTDHAAMLRFTYPGDDASVIFDNVSDQAGLTLDKDKGIVTGYSDVKSGLSAGATRLFVYGVFDTPVTGGDSTGPKGYLRFKPGADKAVTLRLATSLIGIDQAKANLAQELPSGSSFSSVRDSARAQWDKLLDKVEVEGATADQRTTLYSSLYRLYLYPNSGFEKVGSKYQYASPFSPMPGPDTPTHTGAKIVDGKPYVNNGFWDTYRTTWPAYSLLTPKKAGELVDGFVQQYKDGGWISRWSSPGYADLMTGTSSDVAFADAYVKGVKFDAEAAYKAALKNASVVPPAAGVGRKGMQTSPFLGYTSTDTHEGLSWALEGYLNDYGIAQMGQALYKKTGEKHYKEESEYFLNRARDYVNMFDPKAGFFQGKSEKGDWRVESSKFDPRIWGYDYTETNAWGYAFTAPQDSRGLANLYGGRDGLAKKLDTFFATPETATNEVAGSYGGVIHEMTEARDVRMGMYGHSNQVGHHITYMYDAAGQPYKTQEKVREVMSRLYTGSEIGQGYHGDEDNGEQSAWYLFSSLGFYPLVMGSGEYAIGSPQFTKMTLHLENGKDLVVKAPKNSAKNIYVQGLKVNGKNWTSTSLPHSVVAKGGVLEFAMGPKPSKWGTGKNAAPVSITQDDKVPSPRKDAITGSGPLFDNSSATSASSESVELPVGTDGAKAVQYTLTSDDKAKAPAGWKLEASADGSSWKTLDQRSGESFSWDKQTRAFSVSKPGTYKHYRLVFTGGAATVAEVELLG from the coding sequence GCGGCCTCACTCGCGCTCGTCGCCGCCGGCCAGGGAGCGTCCGCCGCGTCGCCCGGCCAACAGCCGCACGCCGACCGCGAGTTCAGCTCCTCGTTCGAAACGGGCGATCCCGCGCCGACCTGGCTGAACACCGTGGATACCACCGCAGACGGGACGAAGCGGTCGTCCGGTGTCGACGGCGGTGACAGCGGCGGGCTGCCGGGCAATGTCAACAGCCACGTCACGGACGTCCGCGCCAGCGACGAGAACGCGGGCGGCGGTGAGACCAAGGAGAACCTCCTCGACGGGGAGTCGAGCACCAAGTGGCTCTCCTTCGAGCCCACGGCCTGGGTCGAGTACGACCTGGACGCGCCGGCCAAGATCACGACGTACGCCCTGACGTCGGCCAACGACCACGCCGAGCGCGACCCGAAGGACTGGACCCTCAAGGGCTCCACCGACGGCAAGGAGTGGACGACGCTCGACACCCGCACCGGGGAGAGCTTCGCCGACCGCTTCCAGACCAAGAAGTACGACCTCCAGAATCCGGCCGAGTACCAGCACTTCCGGATCGAGTTCACCAAGAACAACGGCGCGAACGACGCCACGCAGCTCGCCGACCTGCAGCTGGCCACCGCCGACACCGGCTCGCCCACGACGCCCGACGACATGCTGTCCCTGGTCGACAAGGGTCCCAGCGGCTCCCCCACCGCCAAGGCCGGCGCGGGCTTCACCGGCAAGAAGGCCCTGCGCTACGCGGGCACGCACAAGGCCGACGCGCGCGCCTACTCGTACAACAAGGTCTTCGACGTCGACGTGGCCGTCGCCCGTGACACGGAGCTCTCGTACAAGATCTTCCCGTCGATGGCGGACGGCGACCGCGACTACGACGCCACGAACGTCTCCGTGGACCTCGCCTTCACCGACGGCACCTATCTGAGCGACCTGAAGGCCACCGACAGCAACGGCGGGCTGCTGACGCCGCAGGGCCAGGGCGCGGCCAAGCGGCTCTACGTCAACCAGTGGAACGCCGTCGCGTCCTCCATCGGCTCGGTCGCGGCCGGCAAGACCGTCGACCGGATCCTGGTGGCGTACGACTCGCCGAAGGGCCCGGCGAAGTTCCGCGGCTGGGTCGACGACATCGCGTTGAAGGCCGCGAAGCCCGAGCCGCCGAAGGCGCATCTGTCGGACTACGCGGTCACGACGCGCGGCACGAACTCCAGCGGCGGCTTCTCGCGTGGCAACACGTTCCCGGCCACCGCGGTGCCCCATGGCTTCAACTTCTGGACGCCGGTGACCAACGCCGGCTCGCTCAGCTGGCTCTACGACTACAGTCGAGACAACAACGCGGACAACCTCCCGACGATGGAGGCGTTCAGCGCCAGCCATGAGCCGAGCCCCTGGATGGGCGACCGGCAGACGTTCCAGATGATGCCGTCGGCGGCGTCCGGCACCCCGGACACCTCCCGCACCGGCCGCGCGCTGCCGTTCAAGCACGAGAACGAGACGGCCCGCCCCTATTACTACGGGGTGCGCTTCGAGAACGGCCTCAAGGCCGAGATGACGCCGACCGACCACGCGGCGATGCTGCGGTTCACCTACCCCGGTGACGACGCGAGCGTGATCTTCGACAACGTCTCCGACCAGGCGGGCCTCACGCTCGACAAGGACAAGGGCATCGTCACCGGCTACTCGGACGTGAAGTCCGGGCTCTCCGCGGGCGCGACCCGGCTCTTCGTCTACGGCGTCTTCGACACCCCGGTCACCGGCGGCGACTCCACCGGCCCCAAGGGCTACCTCCGCTTCAAGCCGGGCGCCGACAAGGCGGTCACCCTGCGCCTCGCGACGTCCCTGATCGGCATCGACCAGGCCAAGGCGAACCTCGCGCAGGAGCTGCCGTCCGGGTCGTCGTTCTCCTCCGTGCGGGACAGCGCCCGCGCGCAGTGGGACAAGCTCCTCGACAAGGTCGAGGTGGAGGGCGCCACGGCCGACCAGCGCACCACCCTCTACTCGTCCCTGTACCGGCTGTACCTGTACCCCAACTCCGGCTTCGAGAAGGTCGGTTCGAAGTACCAGTACGCCTCGCCGTTCTCGCCGATGCCGGGTCCGGACACCCCGACCCACACCGGCGCGAAGATCGTCGACGGCAAGCCGTACGTCAACAACGGCTTCTGGGACACCTACCGCACGACCTGGCCCGCGTACTCGCTCCTGACGCCGAAGAAGGCGGGCGAGCTCGTCGACGGGTTCGTGCAGCAGTACAAGGACGGCGGCTGGATCTCGCGCTGGTCCTCGCCGGGTTACGCGGACCTGATGACCGGCACGTCGTCGGACGTCGCGTTCGCCGACGCGTACGTCAAGGGCGTCAAGTTCGACGCGGAGGCCGCGTACAAGGCGGCTCTGAAGAACGCGAGCGTAGTGCCGCCCGCGGCCGGCGTGGGCCGCAAGGGAATGCAGACCTCGCCGTTCCTCGGCTACACGAGCACGGACACCCACGAGGGTCTGTCCTGGGCGCTCGAGGGCTACCTCAACGACTACGGCATCGCGCAGATGGGCCAGGCCCTCTACAAGAAGACCGGCGAGAAGCACTACAAGGAGGAGTCGGAGTACTTCCTCAACCGGGCCCGCGACTACGTGAACATGTTCGACCCGAAGGCGGGCTTCTTCCAGGGCAAGAGCGAGAAGGGCGACTGGCGCGTCGAGTCGTCGAAGTTCGACCCGCGCATCTGGGGCTACGACTACACGGAGACCAACGCCTGGGGCTACGCCTTCACCGCCCCGCAGGACTCGCGCGGGCTCGCCAACCTCTACGGCGGCCGCGACGGTCTCGCCAAGAAGCTCGACACGTTCTTCGCCACCCCGGAGACGGCGACGAACGAGGTCGCGGGCTCGTACGGCGGAGTCATCCACGAGATGACGGAGGCGCGTGACGTCCGGATGGGCATGTACGGCCACTCCAACCAGGTGGGGCACCACATCACGTACATGTACGACGCGGCGGGCCAGCCGTACAAGACGCAGGAGAAGGTCCGCGAGGTCATGTCGCGGCTCTACACGGGCAGCGAGATCGGCCAGGGCTACCACGGCGACGAGGACAACGGCGAGCAGTCGGCCTGGTACCTCTTCTCCTCGCTCGGCTTCTACCCGCTGGTCATGGGCAGCGGTGAATACGCCATCGGCTCCCCGCAGTTCACGAAGATGACGCTGCACCTGGAGAACGGCAAGGACCTCGTCGTCAAGGCTCCCAAGAACAGCGCGAAGAACATCTACGTGCAGGGGCTGAAGGTCAACGGCAAGAACTGGACGTCGACGTCGCTGCCGCACTCGGTCGTCGCGAAGGGCGGGGTCCTGGAGTTCGCGATGGGCCCGAAGCCGTCGAAGTGGGGCACCGGCAAGAACGCGGCGCCGGTCTCCATCACGCAGGACGACAAGGTGCCGTCGCCGCGCAAGGACGCCATCACGGGTTCTGGTCCGCTGTTCGACAACTCCTCGGCGACGAGCGCGAGTTCGGAGTCGGTGGAGCTGCCCGTCGGCACGGACGGCGCGAAGGCCGTGCAGTACACGCTGACGTCGGACGACAAGGCGAAGGCCCCGGCTGGCTGGAAGCTGGAGGCCTCGGCCGACGGCTCGTCGTGGAAGACGCTGGACCAGCGGTCCGGCGAGTCCTTCTCCTGGGACAAGCAGACGCGGGCGTTCTCGGTGAGCAAGCCGGGCACGTACAAGCACTACCGGCTGGTGTTCACCGGTGGGGCGGCGACGGTGGCGGAGGTGGAGCTGCTGGGCTAG